In a genomic window of Quercus lobata isolate SW786 chromosome 4, ValleyOak3.0 Primary Assembly, whole genome shotgun sequence:
- the LOC115983726 gene encoding F-box protein At5g07610-like has product MEVIFSNEDLAKEILSRLSAKNLLRCKCVSKRWTSLISDPSFVRIHHQRSRCISGLLVQEFEEYGGNFCGDDYFLYARVNGELGIFKLMDESFPQRTSVIMASCDGLICYRSRRTRDVEVLDIVVWNPMTQERLTLRPTDCHVGSIFGLAFYPFGSSAKMIPCFKVVSIQHLKHDQNSYSFVIYSSETGKWKTSFEVCYCKDELYENKHIYVNGRFYWLTSNQNIITFEVDKELSGVITVPGPKWLDRDVRLACLGDSDGYLHYVCVDMSELQVWMLTDPCKSIWVLKHHINIDQFGEESRDRYLHRVRNSPEMIGNYFVVDAQTFHDEVVYLSIRGRLCSYDFKTGRLRTFFYGSYLRHQTKVQATVLPYSPTLVTIGIPWLKQNSGSSSISFDSTSFNYEGRPRKKFKTRKT; this is encoded by the coding sequence GTGCGTATTCACCATCAGAGGTCAAGATGCATTTCGGGACTCCTTGTTCAAGAGTTTGAGGAGTATGGGGGGAATTTTTGTGGAGATGATTATTTCCTTTACGCTAGGGTTAATGGTGAATTGGGCATATTTAAATTGATGGATGAAAGTTTCCCTCAACGGACTTCTGTCATTATGGCTTCATGTGATGGACTCATCTGTTATAGAAGTCGTCGAACTAGGGATGTAGAGGTGCTGGACATAGTTGTTTGGAACCCAATGACCCAGGAACGGTTAACCTTGAGACCCACTGACTGTCACGTTGGTAGCATCTTTGGATTGGCTTTCTACCCATTTGGTTCTTCAGCAAAGATGATCCCTTGCTTTAAAGTGGTCAGCATTCAGCATCTAAAACATGACCAAAATTcctattcctttgtgatctaCTCATCAGAGACAGGGAAATGGAAAACTTCCTTTGAAGTGTGCTATTGCAAGGATGAGCTTTATGAGAACAAACATATTTATGTTAATGGAAGGTTTTACTGGTTGACAAGCAATCAGAACATTATCACTTTTGAGGTGGATAAGGAGTTATCTGGAGTCATTACAGTACCAGGTCCTAAGTGGTTGGATAGAGATGTAAGACTGGCTTGCCTTGGGGATTCAGATGGGTATCTTCATTATGTGTGTGTAGATATGTCTGAACTTCAGGTCTGGATGTTAACAGATCCTTGCAAGTCCATTTGGGTTCTTAAGCACCATATAAATATAGATCAatttggtgaagaatcaagggATCGGTATCTCCATCGTGTACGAAACTCTCCTGAAATGATTGGCAATTATTTTGTAGTGGACGCTCAAACTTTCCATGATGAAGTTGTGTATTTGTCTATACGAGGTAGGTTATGTTCATATGACTTCAAAACTGGAAGGCTGAGAACCTTCTTTTATGGTTCTTACCTGAGGCATCAAACTAAAGTTCAGGCGACTGTGCTCCCATATTCACCGACCTTGGTAACAATTGGCATTCCCTGGTTGAAACAGAATTCTGGTagttcttctatttcttttgattCAACATCTTTTAATTATGAAGGAAGacctagaaaaaaatttaaaacaaggAAGACCTag